The Sminthopsis crassicaudata isolate SCR6 chromosome 5, ASM4859323v1, whole genome shotgun sequence genome contains the following window.
CCGCCCCCGGCAGCCTCGGAAGGGAGCCCCAGGCCACGGGCGTGGCCCCCGAGCCCCCCACTGACCCAGAAACCACCTCAGTGCCTTCTCAGCCCTCGCACAGCGAGCCGGAGCTCCCAGGACTCAGCGACTCCTGGCTCCCCCCGACCCCAGGAACCAGCGTACCTTTGTTTGCCAGCCCCGGGGTCTCCACAGCCCCCGCGGGCTCCGTCCAGGCTGCCTTTAACGTCAGTGTTTCATCCCCGGTGGTGGGGAGCCCTCAGGGAGCTTCTTCTACAACCCAGCAGGCCCTGGCCAGCCCTGATCTGCGACCCAGCAGCGCCCTTTCGACCAGGAGCCCTCAACTACCGTTCGGCCCCCTCGCCTCCCAAAGCCCCGGCCTGGAGGCCGGCAGGAGCCCCGCGCGGCTGCCCAGCACCCGCGCCTCCAGGAAGCCCACGCTGCTGCTGCCCACTAGCACTGGCTCTGCTTGGAGCCCAGCCCTGCTCCCCGACAGCGCCCTACCCACCAACGGCCCCCCTTTATTCTCCAGCAGCCCCCTCCCCACCAAGAGCCCCAACCTGCTCCCCAGCAGCACCCTTCCCCCCAAGGGCCCCCCTTTATTCTCCAGCAGCACCCTTCCCCCCAAGGGCCCCCCTTTATTCTCCAGCAGCACCCTCCTCACCAAGGGTCCCATCCTGCTCCCCAACAGCACTCCTCCCACCAAGGGCCCCCCTTTATTCTCCAGCAGCACCCTCCCCACCAAGAGTCCCATCCTGCTCCTCAGCAGCACCCTTCCCCCCAAGGGCCCCCCTTTATTCTCCAGCAGCACCCTTCCCCCCAAGGGCCCCCCTTTATTCTCCAGCAGCACCCTCCCCGCCAAGAGCCCCCCTTTATTCTCCAGCAGCACCCTCCCCTCCAAGGGTCCCATCCTGCTCCCCAGCAGCAGCCCTCCCCCCAAGAGCCCCCCTTTATTCTCCAGCAGCACCCTCCCCACCAAGAATCCCATCCTGCTACCCAGCAGCACCCTTCCCCCCAAGGGCCCCCCTTTATTCTCCAGCAGCACCCTTCCCCCCAAGGGCCCCCCTTTATTCTCCAGCAGCACCCTCCCCACCAAGAGCCCCCCTTTATTCTCCAGCAGCACCCTCCCCACCAAGAGCCCCCCTTTATTCTTCAGCAGCACCCTCCCCACCAAGAGCCCCCCTTTATTCTCCAGCAGCACCCTCCCCACCAAGAGCCCCCCATTATTCTCCAGCAGCACCCTCCCCACCAAGAGTCCCAGTCTACTCTCCAGTAACACCCTTTCCCCCAAGAGCCCCACCCTGCTCCCCAGCAGCACCCTCCCCACCAAGGGTCCCACTTTGTTCTCCAGTATCACTCTTGCCCCCAAGAGCCCCACTCTATACTCCAGCAGTACCCTCCCCCCCAGAAGCCCCACTTTGCTCTCTAGAATCACTCTCCTCCCCAAGAGCCCAACTTTTCTCCCCAGCACACTACCCCCCAAGAGTCCCACTCTACTCTCCAGCAACACACTTCCCTCCAAGAGCCCCACTTTTCTTCCCAGCACACTACCCCCCAGGAGCCCCACTTTTCT
Protein-coding sequences here:
- the TMEM108 gene encoding transmembrane protein 108 isoform X2, which codes for MKRSLQVLYCQLFSVLLILALTEELVFATQEPSPGESPQSPQMDTPPVVMATVPPSSTSHHATAPAPTTVVATAPQTSGRPLTASAPTTVARKPPHSKKPPLPNASPATVGTATRRPRPPGSPRKAARPLPAGGRKEQRARNQSALHLGQPRPLGKIFQIYKGNFTGPTGPHPPTPTYTPTYNRSSEPVGARAGPASPGPDGAVRGPEDSALGDQTEGRGQPGRESGPAPGSLGREPQATGVAPEPPTDPETTSVPSQPSHSEPELPGLSDSWLPPTPGTSVPLFASPGVSTAPAGSVQAAFNVSVSSPVVGSPQGASSTTQQALASPDLRPSSALSTRSPQLPFGPLASQSPGLEAGRSPARLPSTRASRKPTLLLPTSTGSAWSPALLPDSALPTNGPPLFSSSPLPTKSPNLLPSSTLPPKGPPLFSSSTLPPKGPPLFSSSTLLTKGPILLPNSTPPTKGPPLFSSSTLPTKSPILLLSSTLPPKGPPLFSSSTLPPKGPPLFSSSTLPAKSPPLFSSSTLPSKGPILLPSSSPPPKSPPLFSSSTLPTKNPILLPSSTLPPKGPPLFSSSTLPPKGPPLFSSSTLPTKSPPLFSSSTLPTKSPPLFFSSTLPTKSPPLFSSSTLPTKSPPLFSSSTLPTKSPSLLSSNTLSPKSPTLLPSSTLPTKGPTLFSSITLAPKSPTLYSSSTLPPRSPTLLSRITLLPKSPTFLPSTLPPKSPTLLSSNTLPSKSPTFLPSTLPPRSPTFLPSTLPPQNPTLLSSITHPPRSPTPFSSSALPTAEGHVITRTVASRVPGPLSTVGSTATGNFLNRLVPAGTWKPGMPGNISHVTEGDKPQHRPTICLSKMDIVWVILAISVPISSCSVLLTVCCMRRKKKTSNPENNLSYWNNAITMDYFNRHAVELPREIQSLETSEDQLSEPRSPANGDYRGSGIVLVNPFCQETLFVGSDQVSEI
- the TMEM108 gene encoding transmembrane protein 108 isoform X1, yielding MKRSLQVLYCQLFRQSASQLVGKMQGNFGVLLILALTEELVFATQEPSPGESPQSPQMDTPPVVMATVPPSSTSHHATAPAPTTVVATAPQTSGRPLTASAPTTVARKPPHSKKPPLPNASPATVGTATRRPRPPGSPRKAARPLPAGGRKEQRARNQSALHLGQPRPLGKIFQIYKGNFTGPTGPHPPTPTYTPTYNRSSEPVGARAGPASPGPDGAVRGPEDSALGDQTEGRGQPGRESGPAPGSLGREPQATGVAPEPPTDPETTSVPSQPSHSEPELPGLSDSWLPPTPGTSVPLFASPGVSTAPAGSVQAAFNVSVSSPVVGSPQGASSTTQQALASPDLRPSSALSTRSPQLPFGPLASQSPGLEAGRSPARLPSTRASRKPTLLLPTSTGSAWSPALLPDSALPTNGPPLFSSSPLPTKSPNLLPSSTLPPKGPPLFSSSTLPPKGPPLFSSSTLLTKGPILLPNSTPPTKGPPLFSSSTLPTKSPILLLSSTLPPKGPPLFSSSTLPPKGPPLFSSSTLPAKSPPLFSSSTLPSKGPILLPSSSPPPKSPPLFSSSTLPTKNPILLPSSTLPPKGPPLFSSSTLPPKGPPLFSSSTLPTKSPPLFSSSTLPTKSPPLFFSSTLPTKSPPLFSSSTLPTKSPPLFSSSTLPTKSPSLLSSNTLSPKSPTLLPSSTLPTKGPTLFSSITLAPKSPTLYSSSTLPPRSPTLLSRITLLPKSPTFLPSTLPPKSPTLLSSNTLPSKSPTFLPSTLPPRSPTFLPSTLPPQNPTLLSSITHPPRSPTPFSSSALPTAEGHVITRTVASRVPGPLSTVGSTATGNFLNRLVPAGTWKPGMPGNISHVTEGDKPQHRPTICLSKMDIVWVILAISVPISSCSVLLTVCCMRRKKKTSNPENNLSYWNNAITMDYFNRHAVELPREIQSLETSEDQLSEPRSPANGDYRGSGIVLVNPFCQETLFVGSDQVSEI